A region from the Nonlabens sp. YIK11 genome encodes:
- a CDS encoding formylglycine-generating enzyme family protein, with translation MTFNNYRSRKSLIKLVVIATLLFSVTACKKSAEVMNDAPDDATIVEVEKAPFEAPEGMVWVPGKTFTMGAKDSDAMAMPREKPSHEVRVDGFFMDATEVTNDEFSAFAKATQYKTVAERPIDWEQMKKELPEGTPKPADSILQPGSLVFNKDVEGVVDMNNYAQWWKWKIGANWRQPYGPGSSIEGKGDYPVVHIAYEDALAYCKWANRKLPTEAQWESAAQGTETQQIFTWGDDSSKIGQKSNTWEGQFPVNNTGADGFKYVAPVKSFDPNSLGLYDMAGNVWEWTSDLYNEDYYQTLPKDQVISNPQGANTYKNRQNPYQEEMVMKGGSYLCHASYCASYRISARMSTSRDSGSDHLGFRTVATPAMISAKN, from the coding sequence ATGACCTTTAACAATTATAGATCTCGTAAATCTTTGATCAAATTAGTCGTCATCGCCACACTTCTTTTTTCAGTAACGGCTTGTAAAAAGTCTGCAGAGGTTATGAATGATGCACCAGATGACGCGACAATTGTAGAGGTAGAAAAAGCTCCTTTTGAGGCGCCAGAAGGTATGGTTTGGGTTCCCGGTAAAACCTTTACCATGGGAGCAAAAGACAGCGATGCGATGGCCATGCCGCGAGAGAAGCCTTCCCATGAGGTTAGGGTCGATGGATTTTTCATGGATGCTACCGAGGTTACTAATGATGAATTTTCCGCTTTCGCGAAAGCGACACAATATAAAACCGTTGCAGAGCGCCCCATAGACTGGGAACAAATGAAAAAGGAACTGCCAGAAGGAACGCCAAAACCAGCAGATTCCATTCTCCAACCTGGATCGCTAGTCTTCAACAAAGACGTTGAAGGTGTCGTGGATATGAACAACTATGCCCAATGGTGGAAATGGAAGATAGGCGCAAACTGGAGACAGCCCTACGGTCCAGGCAGTTCTATTGAAGGCAAAGGAGATTATCCAGTGGTTCATATCGCCTATGAAGATGCGCTGGCTTATTGCAAGTGGGCCAATCGCAAATTACCCACAGAAGCGCAATGGGAAAGCGCCGCACAAGGAACGGAAACACAACAGATATTCACATGGGGCGATGATTCCAGCAAGATTGGTCAAAAATCAAACACTTGGGAAGGTCAATTCCCGGTCAATAACACAGGTGCAGACGGCTTTAAGTATGTGGCTCCGGTCAAGTCATTTGACCCTAATTCGCTAGGCTTATACGATATGGCTGGAAATGTTTGGGAATGGACGAGCGACTTGTATAATGAGGATTATTACCAGACGTTACCCAAAGATCAGGTGATATCAAATCCGCAAGGAGCAAATACCTATAAAAACAGACAAAACCCATATCAGGAAGAAATGGTCATGAAAGGCGGTTCTTATTTATGTCATGCGTCCTACTGCGCCAGCTATAGAATAAGCGCAAGAATGAGTACGAGCAGAGATTCTGGAAGTGATCACTTAGGGTTTAGAACTGTTGCTACACCAGCGATGATTTCTGCTAAAAATTAG
- a CDS encoding response regulator, producing MLKPSTLNNKLRVLLIEDDTIEVMKLKRAIAKLEMPHEIVEAKNGEEALDILRNRDSLPDLILLDLNMPRINGLEFLKILKNDEVMRFLPVVILTTSSNRKDMLECYKEGVAGYILKPLKYDDYVEKISTTLNYWSTNELIKG from the coding sequence ATGCTTAAACCCTCAACCTTGAACAACAAACTCAGAGTATTACTCATAGAAGACGACACGATTGAGGTCATGAAACTCAAGAGAGCGATCGCAAAACTTGAAATGCCTCATGAAATCGTAGAAGCAAAAAACGGTGAAGAAGCTCTTGATATACTTAGAAACCGTGATTCGTTACCAGACTTGATCCTCTTGGATTTGAACATGCCTCGTATCAATGGCTTGGAATTTCTCAAGATTCTAAAAAATGACGAAGTGATGCGCTTTTTACCAGTGGTAATTCTGACTACTTCCAGCAATAGAAAAGACATGCTGGAATGTTATAAAGAAGGTGTTGCTGGTTATATCTTGAAGCCGCTCAAGTACGATGATTATGTGGAAAAGATAAGCACCACATTAAATTATTGGAGTACCAACGAATTAATTAAAGGATAA
- a CDS encoding heme NO-binding domain-containing protein — MKGIVFTEFLDLVENKFGLEMVDTIVSNADLPSNGIYTSIGTYSFSEMLSLLVNLSQETGIAIDELLLVYGEHFFTVVENSYSSFLREFTDPIEMLASIENHIHVEVRKIYPDAELPTFNVLEKTENTLIMIYKSSRSMHCFGLGLMNKTFEYFNAEATILVEKIKEDGTEVKFSIQRNG; from the coding sequence ATGAAGGGAATCGTTTTTACAGAATTTCTGGATTTGGTAGAGAATAAGTTTGGCCTTGAGATGGTGGACACCATCGTTTCTAATGCAGATTTGCCTTCTAATGGTATTTATACCTCAATTGGGACCTATAGTTTTTCTGAAATGCTCAGTTTATTGGTCAACCTCAGTCAGGAAACGGGTATAGCCATCGATGAACTATTGCTGGTATATGGGGAACATTTCTTCACGGTAGTCGAGAATAGTTATTCCTCTTTTTTAAGGGAGTTTACTGATCCTATAGAAATGCTTGCTTCTATAGAAAATCATATTCATGTAGAAGTCAGAAAGATATATCCAGACGCAGAGCTTCCTACTTTCAATGTTCTGGAGAAAACCGAGAATACACTGATCATGATTTATAAGTCCAGTCGCTCCATGCACTGTTTTGGGTTGGGACTTATGAACAAGACTTTTGAGTATTTCAATGCTGAAGCCACTATATTAGTTGAGAAAATAAAGGAAGATGGGACTGAGGTAAAATTCAGTATTCAGAGAAATGGCTGA